The Streptomyces bacillaris sequence GCACGGCGTTGGCGGCGAGCGCCCGGGTCGTCGAGGCCACGGCCTCGGGCGTCTCGTCCAGATCCTGGTAGTCGGTGCCCTGCATGGCCTCGCCCACCCAGTACGTGACCGCCTGGGCGGCCAGCGAGAAGCCGACGTCGTTCAGCCCCTGGAAGACATCGGCGCTCACCTTGTGCGCCCCGTCCTCGTTGCCCACGACGGCCACGGCGCCGACCTTGCCGTAGACCAGCGGGCGCCCCTCGTCGTCGGTCTCGGACGACTCGGCGTTCAGCCGCTCCAGGACCCGCTGGCAGACGCTGGAGGGGTGGCCGAGCCAGATGGGCGTGGCGATCAGCAGGATGTCGGCCGCCAGGACCTTCTCCCGGATCGCGGGCCAGGCGTCGCCGTCGCCCAGGTCGACGCCGATCCCCGGCCGTACGTCGTGGTCGGCCACCCGCACGATCTCCCCCCGCACCCCGTGGCCCTCGAACTCGGTCATGACCTGCTGGGCGAGGTGGTGGCTGCTGGAGGAGGCGGGCGAGGCGTTCAACGTACAGACGAGGGCGAGTGCGCGCATGACGGGGTGTCTCCTTCGGGAGTGGTGTGGGGGAATGGGTGCCGGTCGGGGGGCACGGCTGCACTGGTGCCCCGTCAGCTCCCCCCGTAAGCACCGGCATCACGGAATTCCCCGAAAGGAAGGGGTCCGGCATTCCCGGTGGCCGACGGATTCCCGTTTGAAACCCGGCCCGGGGGTACACGGCGCAGATCTCCCTGTGCCGTCCCGAGAGGAATGCCCATGCCCGACGATTCGCGCAAGAACATATTCGTCATCGGAATGGACGAGGCCAACCGCCGCACCCTCGAAGCCGTTCCGGACGCCGACCACCACCGGCTCCACCCGCTGCTCACCATCGAGGAGTTGCAGGAGGGCCAGGTCACCGTCGACGAACTGCTGGCCCGCGCCCGCGCCGTGCTCGACGCGCACGAGGGCGGCATCGACGCCATCGTCGGCTACTGGGACTTCCCGGTCAGCACCCTCGTCCCCCTTCTCAGCGAGGAGTACGGAACGGTCAGCACCAGCCTCGAATCCGTCGTCAAATGCGAGCACAAGTACTGGAGCCGGCTGGAGCAGCGGAAGGTGACCGACGCCTACCCCCGCTTCGGCATGGTCGACCTGGAGAGCGACGACCCCCGCCCGCCGGAGGGCCTGCGCTTCCCCATGTGGGTCAAGCCCGCCCTCGCCTACTCCTCCGAGCTGGCCTTCGGTGTCGCGGACCTGGCGGAGTTCCGGAGCGCGGTCGCGGAGATACGGGAGGGGATCGCGCGGGTCGGAAAGCCCTTCGAGGCCATTCTCGATCTTCTGGAACTCCCGCCGGAGATGGCGGGCGTGGGCGGCGAGGTCTGTCTGGCCGAGGAGGCCATGACGGGCATCCAGGTGGCCGTCGAGGGATACGTGCACCGGGGCGAGGTCACCGTCTACGGGGTGCTCGACTCCATCAACTATCCCGGCTCCTCCTCCTTCCTGCGCCACCAGTACCCGAGCACCCTTCCCGCCCCGGTGATCCGGCGGCTGCACGAGGTCAGCGAACGCACCATGCGCCAGATCGGCATGGACCGGGCCACGTTCAGCATCGAGTACTTCTACGACCCGAAGACCGCCGACATCCGCCTGCTGGAGATCAACCCCCGGCACTCCCAGTCGCACGCCGAGATGTTCCAGTTCGTCGACGGAGTGCCCAACCACCACCGGATGTTCCGGCTGGCCCTGGGCGGCGACCCGGCCGTCCCGCCGGGCGGCGGCCGCTACCGGGTGGCCGCCAAGTGGTACTACCGCTGGTTCGGCGAGGGGCGGGTCCACCGGGTGCCGACCGCCGAGGACCTCGCCGCCATCGAGCGGGAGATCCCGGGTGTCCACATCGACATGGTCCCCGCCGAGGGGCAGCGGCTCTCCACCGTCCACGGCCAGGACAGCTACAGCTACGAGGTCGCCCACATCTTCACCGGCGGCGACGACGAGGACGAACTGCGCCGCAAGTTCGACGCCTGCGTCGCCGCCCTCGGCCTCACCTTCGACGAGACGGAACCGGGCGGACGCGGCCGGAATGGCTCGTGACGCCCCGGGTACCCGACCCCACCGGGCCCGGACCCGGGCCCCGCCCCGACGTCAGGAAGGACCCTGCCGGCCGTATGCGATTCGTCGAGCAACTCCCGTACGAGACCCGGGAAGAGGACCACGTCACCATCACCATGGCGGACGGGGTGCGGCTGTCCGCCAGGATCTGGCGGCCCGTCGCCTCGGACCGGGAGCCGGTCCCCGCGGTCGTGGAGACCATCCCGTACCGCAAGAACGACCTCACCTCCACCCGGGACGCCATCCACCACCCGTACCTCGCGGGCCACGGCTACGCCTGCGTGCGCGTGGACCTGCGCGGGACCGGGGAGTCGGAGGGCGTCCTGCCGGACGAGTACCTGGAACAGGAGCAGCGCGACGCCGAAGAGGTGCTGGCCTGGGTCGCCGCCCAGCCCTGGTGCGACGGGAACACCGGCATGATGGGCATCTCCTGGGGCGCCTTCGCCGCGCTCCAGACGGCGGCCCGCCGACCGGAGAGCCTGAAGGCCATCGTCATCGCCTCCTTCACCGACGACCGGTACGCGGACGACATGCACTACCTCGGCGGTGCCATGCTCTCCGACAACCTCGCCGAGGCCGGCACCATGTTCGCGTACGCCACCTGCCCGCCCGACCCGGCGGTGGTGGGGGAGCGGTGGCGGGAGATGTGGCAGGAGCGGCTGGAGGCCGCCCGCCCCTGGGTCCTGGAGTGGCTCCGCCACCCGCACCGCGACGCCTATTGGCGGCACGCCTCCCTCAGCGAGGACTACACGCGCCTCCGGTGTCCCGTACTCGCCTCCAGCGGCTGGGCCGACGGCTACTCCAACGCCGTCACCCGCCTCCTGGCCGGCGCCGACGTCCCCCGCAAGGGGCTGATCGGCCCCTGGTCGCACAAACTGCCCCACCTGGGCGAGCCCGGCCCCGCCATCGGCTATCTGCAAGAGGTCGTCGCCTGGTGGGACCACTGGCTCAAGGGCGTCGACAACGGGGTCATGGACGGGCCGATGCTCCGCACCTGGATGCAGGAGAGCGTCCCGCCCTCCACCTCCTACGAGGAGCGCCCCGGCCGCTGGGTGGGCGAACCCTCCTGGCCGTCACCGCGGATCAAGGAGGTGGCCTACCCGATGCGGGGCGCCGCCATCGTCATGGCGGACGAGGAGGAGGCGCCGCGCGGCCGTCCGCGTACGGTCCGGTCACCGCTCTCCGTCGGCCAGTTCGCGGGCAAGTGGGCCTCCTACAACGCCCCGCCCGACCTGCCCTACGACCAGCGCGAGGAGGACGGCGGCTCCCTGGTCTTCGAGTCCGCGCCGCTCACCGAACGCCTGGAGATCCTCGGCGCCCCCTCCGTCGACCTGGAGGTCTCCGCCTCGGCCCCGGTCGCCCAGGTCACCGCCAGGATCTCCGACGTGGACCCGGACGGCCGCGCCACCCGGGTGACCTACGGCGTGCTGAACCTGACCCACCGGGAGAGCGACGAGCACCCCGAACCGCTGGAGCCCGGCCGCCGCTACCGTGCCCGGATCACGCTCAACGGGGTCGGTCAGGCCTTCCCGCCCGGTCACCGCATCCGGCTCTCCCTCTCCACCTCGTACTGGCCCCTGGTCTGGCCCGCCCCGGAGCCGGTCCTGCTCACCGTCCACGAGGAGGGGGCCGCCCTGACCCTGCCGGTCCGCCCTCCGGAGGAGCCGGACGGCCTGCCCGAGGCCCCCTTCGGTGAACCGGAAGGCTGCCGGCCGCCCCCCGTCACCCGGCTGACCGAGCCCGAGCAGGCCTGGAACGTCACCAGGAGCCTGGTGGACTACCACTCCGCCCTCGACATCGTGAAGGACCGGGGGCTCCAGCGGTACGAGGCCAACGGCATCGAGGTCGGCCTGCGGGCCTGCGAGAGGTACGCCTCCGTGGCCGACGACTTCGCCTCGCTCAGCGGCCGTTCGGCGTGGACCATGACCTTCTCCCGGCCCGGCGGCTGGGACGTACGCGTCGAGACGAGCACCGTACTCACCGCCGACGCCGAGGAGTTCAGGGTCGACGCCACGCTGGACGGTTACGAGGACGGCCGCCGGGTCTTCTCCCGCACCTGGAACGAGACCGTGCCCCGGAACCTGGCCTGAGGTCTCGGGGCACGGCCCGAACGGGTGCCCATGCCCCGGACCGTCCTCGCCCCGGCCCCGGTCCCAGGCATCGCCCGCCCCGGCCGACAGGTGGCCCGGCCCTCAGCCGGCCCGGGCGGTCACGGCCCTTCCCCCTCCGCGCAGACCCGGACGGTCTCCAGCTTCGGGTCGGCGGTGTCGGGCACGTTCATGCCCGCCGCGACGCCCGAGCACAGATAGCGCAGCAGCGGCTCGGTGATGCGCTCGCCGGGCAGCACGGCCGGGATGCCCGGCGGGTACGGGGTCATCATCTCGGCCGCGACCCGGCCCACCGCCCGCTCGGCCGGCACGTCCTCGGTGCGGGAGAAGTAGGCGTCGCGGGGCAGACACGCCTGGTCGGGGCGGAGTTGGTCCGGCGTGGGGACGTGCACCTCGGGGGCGGGGCGCAGGGTGTGCGCCTCGCGGGAGAGATGGCGCAGGGCGGTCAGCAGCCGGGCCGCGGTGGACACGTCGTCGGCGTGGGTGAACTGGGCGCTGATCCGGCGGTGGTCCACCAGATGCGTGTCGATACGGTGGTGCTCGCGCAGCCAGTCGGCGGCCCGGTAGCCGGTGGTGCCGAGTTCCGTGACGTCGATGATCACCGGCAGCGGATCGAACTCCGCGGCCGCGCCGGGACCGCAGAAGTCCTCCTCCCCGTTGACGTGCAGCCCCTCGATCTCCTCGATGCGCTCACGGACCGACCAGGTCAGTTCCAGGGCCCGGGAGAGCAGACCGTGCCCGTCCAGGGCCATCTGGCGGCGCCAGCCGTCGATGCCAGCACGGACGGGCTGGTGGTGCCCAGCAGATCGGCGCGCGAGGCGAGGGTGTCGTGGTCCACCAGGTCGCCCTGGAGATGGAAGACCGAGCCCTGTTCCAGCCCGCTGCCCATCTTGTGGATGCTGGTGACACAGACGTCGGCGCCCGCGTCCATCGCCCAGGACGGCAGCTCCGGGTGGAACGGCAGATGCGCGCCCCACGCCTCGTCCACGATCAGCGGCTTCGACCGCCGGTGGCAGACGTCCGCGATCGCCCGCAGATCCGCCGCCGTACCGTACGGGGTCGGGCTGGTGACCAGCGCGCCCCGGGCATCCGGGTGCGCGGCGAAGGCCCGCTCCACGGACTCGGCCGACGGCGGGTGGGCGAGGTGCCGCTCCGCGTCCCATTGGGGCTCCACCCAGACGGGCTCGACGCCCGACAGGATGAGCCCGGCGATCACCGACTTGTGGGCGTCCCGGCCGACCAGCAGCTTCTGGTGCGGGGCGGCGACGCTGAGCATGGCCGCCTTGACCGAGAGGGAGGAGCCGCAGGTGGAGAAGAAGGTGTGCTCCGCGTGGACGGCGTCCGCCATCAGCTCCTCGGCCCGACGCAGTACGGCCGACTTCTCCCGCCGGTCCTCCAGCCCGCCGGTCGCCAGGACGTCCCCGAGGAAGACGGCGTCCCCGAGCACGGCCCGTACGGCGGGGGAGGCGCCCGGGCCTGTTTGTGGCCGGGCGGCGAGAACCCCAGCTCACCCCGGTCCTGGTAGGCGGCGAGGGCATCGAGAACGGGTGCTTCATGGTGATTCATGGGCATTCCCGACGTGTTCCCGGCCGTGCCCTCGGCCAATCAGGGTCACGGCAGCGGTGTGCCGCCCGTGGTGTTCATGATCTCGCCCGTGATGAACGAGGCGTTGGCGGAGGCGAGGAAGACATAGGCGGGCGCCATCTCGGCCGGCTGCGCCGGACGCCCCAGCGGGCTCTGCTTCCCGAACTCCGTGGTGTCCGGCAGGGTCGCGGGGATGAGTGGCGTCCAGACGGGCCCCGGGGCCACCGCGTTGACGCGGATCCCGTCGGAGGCCAGCATCTGGGCGAGCCCCTGGGTGAACGTGACGATCGCGCCCTTGGTCATGGCGTAGTCCAGCAGGTGGGGGCTGGGCTTGTACGCCTGCACCGACGTGGTGTTGATGATCGAGCCGCCCGCCGGGATGTGCGGCAGGGCGAACTTGCTCAGCCAGAACATCCCGTACAGGTTGGTCCGCACCACCCGGTCGAACTACTCCGTCGAGATCGCGGAGATCCCGTCCGGCTGGGACATCTGGTACGCCGCGTTGTTGACCAGGACGTCGATCCGGCCGAAGTCGGAGACGGCCCGCTCGACGAGGGCGCGGCACTGCTTCTCGTCCCGGATGTCACAGGGGACGGTCACGGCGGTCCGGCCCGCCTCCTCGACCAGACGCGCGGTCTCCCGCGCCTCCTGCTCCTCCTCGGCGAGATGGGTCAGCAGGACGTCCGCGCCCTCCCGGGCGAAGGCCAGCGCCACGGCCCGGCCGATGCCGGAGTCGCCCCCGGTGATCACGGTCTTCCGGTCGGTGAGGAGCCCCGAGCCCCGGTAGGACTCCTCACCGTGGTCGGGCGGCGGGTCCATGGGGCCGGTCCTGCCGGGTGGTTCCTGGTCCTGTTGGGGGAAGTCGGGGCGGGGGTGGAGCCGGTTCGGGTCGTCGGGCTGCTCGTTCCGCGTCATGGCGGCCTCTCTGTTCGGCGGTGACGTGACGTGACGTCCGGACCGGGCGGGGGCGGAGGGGGTGCCCGCTCACCCGGCCCGGTCGGTCCGGACGGCCTGAGTGTCCCGGTCGCCGGGCCGCTACGGGGGGCACGCCGGACGAGTGCCCCTGCGGGCGGGACCGAAACGCCCCTTTTCGCCGGTGCCGTGGTGCCGTGGTGCCGTCTCCTCAGGCGGCCCAGTGCCCCGGCCGCCGCAGACCGGCCGGGATCCGGGTCGCCGCGTCGCCCCGGGCCGCGTTGAGCTGGGGCTGGGTGAGGAAGAGGGCTCCGGTCAGGTCGGCGCCGCACAGGTTGGTGTCGCGCAGGTCCGCGCCGATCAGGTCGGCCTGGCGCAGATCGGCGCCCGAGAGGTCGGCGGCTATGAGGCAGGCGCCGCGCAGGGTGGCCCCGCGCAGCTTCGCGCCGCGCAGCCGGGCGCCCAGGAGCTCGGCGCCCCGGTGGTTCTTCTTCCGGCCCGGCACCGCGGCGCGGGCCAGCTCGCCGGCGCGCAGGAGGTGGGCGTTCACCTCCGCCCGCAGGGCCGGTACGTCGACGGCGAGCAGGGTCTCGGCGCTCTCCCGGGTCAGGGCGTCGATCCGGGCGTAGGCCTCGCGCAGCTCGCGGTGGACCGCCTTCGCCGCCGGAAGGTCCAGGGCCTCGGCGGCGTACCGGAGCAGTTCGTGCAGCTGCCGCACCACGGGGAAGACCTCGTACATCGTGCGGGCCGAACCCGGCTCCGTACGCCAACTGCGGCCGCCGAAGGTGACCTGGGAGACCTTCTGGCCCGCCCCGAAGCAGTCGAACACCGTGCAGCCCGCATAGCCGCGCTCGCGCAGCCGGTCGTGGATCCCGCAGCCGAAGTCCTCCTGGAGGTTCCCGCACGGGGTTCCCGCCGCCTTGTCCGCGGCGAAGTCCGCCGAGCGGGCGAAGGGCAGCGCCACACAGCACAGGCCGAAGCAGCTCCCGCAGTCGGCCTGGAGGTCGGGGTGGGCGGCGTGCGGGGTCCGCTGGGGCGAGGGGGACAAGGTGGTGGTGCTCCTGACGGGGCGGGCGGGCGGACGAGCGGCCCGGCGGGCGGGTGCCGGATGGCAGGTGTGCCGGACGGTGGGTGTGCCGGGTGTGTGCCGTTCATTGTCGCCTGCGGGGTGGTGCACCTTGATCGCGGGGCCGCAGCCCACCGGGCCCGGGTGAGCCGTGTCTCACCGGGCCTCCGCGACTTGTCTATGCAACGAGTTGCATAGAAGGATCGAGGGCATGGCGCTCGAACACGCGATCCTCGTCTCCCTGCTGGAGCAACCCGGCTCCGGCTATGAGCTGGCCCGGCGGTTCGAGCGGTCCATCGGCTACTTCTGGACCGCCAGCCACCAGCAGATCTACCGCGTCCTCGCCCGGATGGAGGGTGACGGCCGGCTCGTCGTGCGCGAGGTCGAGCAGCAGGGCCGGCCGGACAAGAAGGAGTACTCCGTCGCCGGGCCCGGCCGCGCCGCCCTCGCCGAGTGGCTGCACAAGCCGATCGAGCCCGAGAGCCTGCGCCACGACCTCGCCGTCAAGATCCGGGGCGCCGCCTTCGACGACCCGGCCGCCCTGGTCCGCGAGGTCGAGCGCCACCGTCAGGCCCACCGCGACCGCCTCGCCCACTATCTGGCGGGGGAGTCACGCGACTTCACCGGGCCCGAGGCGCCCGCACCCCTCGACCCGGGCCAGGAACTCCAGCACGTGGTGCTGCGCGGCGGCATCGCGTACGAGCGCATGACGATCGCCTGGCTCGACGACGTACTCGACACCCTGCACCGACTGGCCGGTCCACCGCCGGGCCCCGCCGCCTGACGGCACCGGCCGCCACCCCCGTACCTCTCCAACTCCTGCGTACCACCGAAGAACCCACCAACCCACCACCCTCAACCCTCCCTCCCGGAAGGCGATCTCCATGGCCGAGTCCGCGTCCCTCCTCTTCAACCCGCGCACCTACGACCCCGAGCACTTCGACCCGGAGACCCGCAGGCTGCTGCGCGCCACCGTCGACTGGTTCGAGGAGCGGGGCAAGCGCCGGCTGATCGAGGACTACCGCTCCCGCGCCTGGCTCGGTGACTTCCTCGCCTTCGCCGCGAAGGAGGGCCTGTTCGCCACCTTCCTCACCCCGGCCGCCGCCGCGAAGGAGCAGGACCAGCGCTGGGACACCGCCCGGATCGCCGCCCTCAACGAGATCTTCGGGTTCTACGGCCTCGACTACTGGTACGCCTGGCAGGTGACCATCCTCGGCCTCGGCCCGGTCTGGCAGAGCGACAACGCCGAGGCGCGCGCCCGGGCAGCCGAACTCCTCGCCCAGGGTGAGGTGTTCGCCTTCGGTCTCTCCGAGAAGACCCACGGCGCCGACATCTACTCCACCGACATGCTGCTGACCCCCGACGGCGACGGCGGCTTCCTGGCCTCCGGCTCCAAGTACTACATCGGCAACGGCAACGCCGCCGGTCTGGTCTCCGTCTTCGGCCGCCGCACCGACGTCGAGGGCCCCGACGGCTATGTCTTCTTCGCCGCCGACAGCCGCCACGACGCCTACCACCTGGTGAAGAACGTCGTCGACTCCTCCAAGTACGTCAGCGAGTTCCGCCTCGCCGACTACCCGGTCGCGCCCGCTGACATCCTGCACACCGGCCGTGCCGCCTTCGACGCCGCGCTGAACACCGTCAACGTCGGCAAGTTCAACCTCTGCACCGCCTCGATCGGCATCTGCGAGCACGCGATGTACGAGGCCGTCACCCACGCCAGCAACCGCATCCTCTACGGCCGCCCCGTCACCGCCTTCCCGCACGTGCGCCGCGAGCTGACCGACGCCTACGTCCGGCTCGTCGGGATGAAGCTCTTCAGCGACCGTGCCGTCGACTACTTCCGCTCCGCAGGCCCCGACGACCGCCGCTACCTCCTCTTCAACCCGATGACGAAGATGAAGGTGACCACGGAGGGCGAGAAGGTCATCGACCTGATGTGGGACGTCATCGCGGCCAAGGGCTTCGAGAAGGACAACTACTTCGCCCAGGCCGCGATCGAGATCCGGGGCCTGCCGAAGCTGGAGGGCACGGTCCACGTCAACCTCGCGCTGATCCTCAAGTTCATGCGCAACCACCTGCTGAACCCCGCCGACTACCCGGCCGTCCCCTCCCGTCTGGACGCGGCCGACGACGCGTTCCTCTTCCAGCAGGGTCCGGCGCGTGGTCTCGGCTCCGTACGCTTCCACGACTGGCGCCCCGCCTTCGACGCGTACGCGGAGATCCCCAACGTCGCCCGGTTCCGCGAGCAGGCCGACGCCCTGTGCGCCTTCGTCGAGACCGCCGCCCCCGACGAGGAGCAGAGCCGCGACCTGGACCTCCTCCTCGCCGTCGGCCAGCTCTTCGCCCTCGTCGTCCACGGCCAGCTCATCCTGGAGCAGGCCCGTCTCACCGGCCTGGACGAGGACCTGCTGGACGAGCTGTTCGCCGTCCTCGTGCGCGACTTCTCCGCGCACGCCGTCGAGC is a genomic window containing:
- a CDS encoding PadR family transcriptional regulator, giving the protein MALEHAILVSLLEQPGSGYELARRFERSIGYFWTASHQQIYRVLARMEGDGRLVVREVEQQGRPDKKEYSVAGPGRAALAEWLHKPIEPESLRHDLAVKIRGAAFDDPAALVREVERHRQAHRDRLAHYLAGESRDFTGPEAPAPLDPGQELQHVVLRGGIAYERMTIAWLDDVLDTLHRLAGPPPGPAA
- a CDS encoding pentapeptide repeat-containing protein, whose amino-acid sequence is MSPSPQRTPHAAHPDLQADCGSCFGLCCVALPFARSADFAADKAAGTPCGNLQEDFGCGIHDRLRERGYAGCTVFDCFGAGQKVSQVTFGGRSWRTEPGSARTMYEVFPVVRQLHELLRYAAEALDLPAAKAVHRELREAYARIDALTRESAETLLAVDVPALRAEVNAHLLRAGELARAAVPGRKKNHRGAELLGARLRGAKLRGATLRGACLIAADLSGADLRQADLIGADLRDTNLCGADLTGALFLTQPQLNAARGDAATRIPAGLRRPGHWAA
- a CDS encoding CocE/NonD family hydrolase; this encodes MRFVEQLPYETREEDHVTITMADGVRLSARIWRPVASDREPVPAVVETIPYRKNDLTSTRDAIHHPYLAGHGYACVRVDLRGTGESEGVLPDEYLEQEQRDAEEVLAWVAAQPWCDGNTGMMGISWGAFAALQTAARRPESLKAIVIASFTDDRYADDMHYLGGAMLSDNLAEAGTMFAYATCPPDPAVVGERWREMWQERLEAARPWVLEWLRHPHRDAYWRHASLSEDYTRLRCPVLASSGWADGYSNAVTRLLAGADVPRKGLIGPWSHKLPHLGEPGPAIGYLQEVVAWWDHWLKGVDNGVMDGPMLRTWMQESVPPSTSYEERPGRWVGEPSWPSPRIKEVAYPMRGAAIVMADEEEAPRGRPRTVRSPLSVGQFAGKWASYNAPPDLPYDQREEDGGSLVFESAPLTERLEILGAPSVDLEVSASAPVAQVTARISDVDPDGRATRVTYGVLNLTHRESDEHPEPLEPGRRYRARITLNGVGQAFPPGHRIRLSLSTSYWPLVWPAPEPVLLTVHEEGAALTLPVRPPEEPDGLPEAPFGEPEGCRPPPVTRLTEPEQAWNVTRSLVDYHSALDIVKDRGLQRYEANGIEVGLRACERYASVADDFASLSGRSAWTMTFSRPGGWDVRVETSTVLTADAEEFRVDATLDGYEDGRRVFSRTWNETVPRNLA
- a CDS encoding ATP-grasp domain-containing protein, encoding MPDDSRKNIFVIGMDEANRRTLEAVPDADHHRLHPLLTIEELQEGQVTVDELLARARAVLDAHEGGIDAIVGYWDFPVSTLVPLLSEEYGTVSTSLESVVKCEHKYWSRLEQRKVTDAYPRFGMVDLESDDPRPPEGLRFPMWVKPALAYSSELAFGVADLAEFRSAVAEIREGIARVGKPFEAILDLLELPPEMAGVGGEVCLAEEAMTGIQVAVEGYVHRGEVTVYGVLDSINYPGSSSFLRHQYPSTLPAPVIRRLHEVSERTMRQIGMDRATFSIEYFYDPKTADIRLLEINPRHSQSHAEMFQFVDGVPNHHRMFRLALGGDPAVPPGGGRYRVAAKWYYRWFGEGRVHRVPTAEDLAAIEREIPGVHIDMVPAEGQRLSTVHGQDSYSYEVAHIFTGGDDEDELRRKFDACVAALGLTFDETEPGGRGRNGS
- a CDS encoding flavodoxin family protein — protein: MRALALVCTLNASPASSSSHHLAQQVMTEFEGHGVRGEIVRVADHDVRPGIGVDLGDGDAWPAIREKVLAADILLIATPIWLGHPSSVCQRVLERLNAESSETDDEGRPLVYGKVGAVAVVGNEDGAHKVSADVFQGLNDVGFSLAAQAVTYWVGEAMQGTDYQDLDETPEAVASTTRALAANAVHLARLLADAPYSPS
- a CDS encoding acyl-CoA dehydrogenase family protein — protein: MAESASLLFNPRTYDPEHFDPETRRLLRATVDWFEERGKRRLIEDYRSRAWLGDFLAFAAKEGLFATFLTPAAAAKEQDQRWDTARIAALNEIFGFYGLDYWYAWQVTILGLGPVWQSDNAEARARAAELLAQGEVFAFGLSEKTHGADIYSTDMLLTPDGDGGFLASGSKYYIGNGNAAGLVSVFGRRTDVEGPDGYVFFAADSRHDAYHLVKNVVDSSKYVSEFRLADYPVAPADILHTGRAAFDAALNTVNVGKFNLCTASIGICEHAMYEAVTHASNRILYGRPVTAFPHVRRELTDAYVRLVGMKLFSDRAVDYFRSAGPDDRRYLLFNPMTKMKVTTEGEKVIDLMWDVIAAKGFEKDNYFAQAAIEIRGLPKLEGTVHVNLALILKFMRNHLLNPADYPAVPSRLDAADDAFLFQQGPARGLGSVRFHDWRPAFDAYAEIPNVARFREQADALCAFVETAAPDEEQSRDLDLLLAVGQLFALVVHGQLILEQARLTGLDEDLLDELFAVLVRDFSAHAVELHGKDSATRAQQEWALGAVRRPVVDAERSARIWGRVEALSGAYEMAE